In Terriglobia bacterium, a single genomic region encodes these proteins:
- a CDS encoding transposase — MVFEEGCRVKVFLRFLKRLVRHVKQRIFLIVDRHPVHRAASVQRWLRKHEA, encoded by the coding sequence ATGGTGTTCGAGGAAGGGTGCCGGGTGAAGGTGTTCCTGCGATTCCTCAAGCGCCTCGTCCGGCATGTGAAGCAGCGGATCTTCTTGATCGTCGATCGCCATCCGGTACACCGCGCTGCGAGTGTCCAGCGTTGGCTCCGCAAGCACGAAGCC
- a CDS encoding type II toxin-antitoxin system Phd/YefM family antitoxin — translation MPKVPNIIPVTDLRKDAAAAIKRLQASKQPVVITQRGRAAAVLLSMEEYERGEHERQLLRLIARGEQEIAIGKGFELDAVLAEADTLLGGGKP, via the coding sequence ATGCCTAAGGTCCCGAACATCATTCCAGTCACCGACCTACGAAAGGACGCGGCGGCCGCGATCAAGCGTCTACAGGCCTCGAAACAACCGGTCGTGATCACTCAGCGGGGCAGGGCAGCTGCGGTTCTGCTGAGCATGGAGGAGTACGAACGGGGTGAGCACGAGCGGCAGTTGCTGCGTCTCATCGCTCGGGGTGAACAGGAAATCGCGATAGGGAAGGGATTCGAGCTGGATGCCGTCCTGGCGGAAGCCGATACGCTGCTTGGCGGGGGGAAGCCGTGA
- a CDS encoding type II toxin-antitoxin system RelE/ParE family toxin gives MRVRFTPSGRIQFLTAIAYIQRDDPRAALRFRNRAAKALRRLLRYPESGRLIPEFPDLPLREVVVPPYRFFYRREGKVIWVVAAWHGAQIPNEPRRKADV, from the coding sequence GTGAGGGTGCGATTCACGCCCTCGGGGCGGATTCAGTTTCTCACCGCGATCGCCTACATCCAGAGAGACGATCCGCGGGCGGCATTGAGATTCCGAAATAGGGCGGCGAAGGCGCTTCGGAGGCTTCTTCGCTACCCGGAATCGGGTAGGCTCATTCCCGAGTTCCCTGATCTTCCTTTGCGCGAAGTCGTCGTGCCTCCGTATCGGTTCTTTTATCGGCGAGAAGGAAAGGTGATCTGGGTAGTTGCGGCCTGGCATGGAGCGCAGATACCTAACGAGCCAAGAAGGAAGGCTGACGTCTAA